Proteins from a genomic interval of uncultured Methanocorpusculum sp.:
- a CDS encoding PRC-barrel domain-containing protein, with the protein MQSEQFTLNIRRKRVMSTDGKIIGQIRNISFDAPTGQLKALVIRPDAGFDTNGYKIENEAITLPFEAVKDITDFIVVDRYMLR; encoded by the coding sequence ATGCAGAGTGAGCAGTTTACCCTTAATATCCGGCGAAAGCGCGTCATGAGCACTGATGGTAAGATCATCGGCCAGATCAGAAACATAAGTTTCGATGCACCGACCGGGCAGTTGAAGGCGCTTGTCATCCGCCCCGATGCAGGTTTCGACACGAACGGCTATAAAATTGAAAATGAAGCAATTACCCTGCCCTTTGAAGCCGTAAAAGATATCACGGACTTTATTGTGGTCGACAGGTACATGCTTCGCTGA
- a CDS encoding CBS domain-containing protein, which produces MDLSLIQKDILITLISLYHQYSHPIKSEVIADIIRRNPGTVRNQMLALKVLGLVDGIPGPKGGYQPTARAYSELNISADYSESEVIIQRNGERVEGVRVNEIAFTTLTHADLCHALIKIIGNVRSFEVGDKITIGPTPVNKLLIKGEVFGKDEINSALLISTSEMTSLPKKQIREYMNSPLISLEPDMTLAYAMKTFLQRKIHGAPVVENGTLLGILTMTDIVSALDREIPTTTLVADVMVTRVVTMPGDMRLYEVIKQFKEQHVGRVIVTEDEKPIGILTHSDIIWVFPSL; this is translated from the coding sequence ATGGATTTATCACTAATTCAAAAAGATATCCTTATTACTCTTATCTCGCTTTATCATCAATATTCGCATCCAATCAAGAGCGAGGTCATCGCCGATATCATTCGAAGGAACCCAGGAACGGTCAGAAACCAGATGCTGGCTCTCAAAGTGCTTGGACTTGTAGATGGAATTCCCGGACCCAAAGGCGGATACCAGCCGACTGCCCGCGCCTATTCGGAACTGAATATTTCGGCGGATTACTCGGAAAGCGAAGTGATCATTCAGAGGAACGGCGAGCGGGTCGAGGGAGTGCGCGTAAATGAGATCGCCTTTACCACCCTCACCCACGCGGATCTATGTCATGCCCTGATTAAGATCATCGGGAATGTCAGGTCGTTTGAGGTGGGAGACAAGATAACCATCGGCCCGACTCCGGTGAACAAACTGCTCATCAAAGGGGAAGTATTCGGCAAGGACGAGATCAACAGTGCCCTTCTGATCTCGACTTCGGAGATGACCTCTCTGCCGAAAAAACAGATCCGGGAGTATATGAATTCCCCGCTGATCTCGCTCGAACCCGATATGACCCTGGCATACGCGATGAAAACGTTTCTCCAGAGAAAAATCCACGGAGCTCCGGTTGTTGAAAACGGGACTCTGCTTGGCATCCTGACGATGACTGATATCGTCTCGGCACTGGACCGCGAGATACCGACGACCACTCTTGTGGCCGACGTGATGGTCACGAGAGTGGTAACGATGCCCGGAGACATGCGGCTGTATGAAGTGATAAAACAGTTCAAGGAACAGCACGTAGGAAGGGTGATCGTCACCGAGGATGAAAAACCGATAGGCATTCTCACGCATTCGGACATCATCTGGGTCTTCCCTTCATTATAA
- a CDS encoding GTPase has protein sequence MYFDKIPTVPTADELLDRSFRRASRKIREKTNKRHANEDFVRAITKATHDKLVAIIQSFPEFEELPPFYRDLCDILFGMDDLKKNLGMVGWAAKNVRDVGGGISKGMRWTDTQVERKRAVARIASIVHRADDSLRYLNDARNVLRKLPVISTDEFTIVVAGYPNVGKSSFIRLVSSGEPEVASYPFTTKGIVVGHRNAERRRKIQFIDTPGLLDRTEDERNAIEKQALNALVYVADLVLFVIDASENCGYSFEAQMKLREEIEGIVSVPMISVVNKSDVKTVEGFFNMSTVTGAGVEEVLTELLRLREELKVDEVVDIRAELPQPEMKRRGGRQESETDF, from the coding sequence ATGTACTTCGATAAAATCCCGACCGTTCCAACAGCAGACGAGCTGCTCGACCGCAGCTTCCGCCGTGCCTCGAGGAAAATACGGGAAAAGACAAATAAACGTCATGCAAACGAGGACTTCGTCCGGGCGATCACCAAGGCGACGCATGACAAGCTGGTGGCAATTATCCAGAGTTTCCCTGAGTTTGAAGAGCTGCCGCCGTTTTACCGGGACCTTTGCGATATTTTGTTCGGGATGGATGACCTGAAAAAAAATCTGGGCATGGTGGGCTGGGCCGCAAAGAATGTGCGTGATGTGGGTGGAGGCATCTCCAAAGGTATGCGCTGGACCGATACGCAGGTCGAAAGAAAACGCGCCGTCGCACGGATCGCCTCGATCGTTCACCGGGCGGATGATTCTCTTCGATACCTGAACGATGCGAGAAACGTTCTTCGAAAACTCCCCGTGATCAGCACGGACGAGTTTACGATCGTCGTTGCCGGATACCCGAACGTGGGAAAATCCTCCTTCATCCGCCTGGTCTCCAGCGGGGAACCCGAGGTTGCTTCCTACCCCTTTACGACCAAAGGCATCGTTGTTGGACACCGAAACGCCGAACGCAGAAGAAAGATCCAGTTCATCGATACGCCCGGCCTTCTGGACAGGACAGAGGACGAACGAAACGCGATCGAAAAGCAGGCCCTGAATGCTCTCGTCTACGTCGCCGATCTGGTTCTCTTCGTTATCGATGCAAGCGAGAACTGCGGATATTCGTTTGAAGCCCAGATGAAACTCCGCGAAGAGATCGAGGGAATCGTCTCGGTCCCGATGATCTCCGTTGTCAACAAATCGGATGTGAAGACCGTTGAAGGATTCTTCAACATGTCTACCGTCACGGGCGCAGGCGTGGAAGAGGTCCTTACCGAGCTTCTCCGTCTTCGCGAAGAGTTGAAAGTCGACGAGGTCGTGGATATCCGCGCCGAACTCCCGCAGCCGGAAATGAAGAGACGCGGGGGAAGACAGGAATCGGAAACCGATTTCTGA
- a CDS encoding CDP-alcohol phosphatidyltransferase family protein → MNITSLRYKLTGWLDPIVRVFVKTGMSPNQITLLSLFFGIGAAVCYFCQSFILGSVLLLISGILDLTDGSVARITKKKSDFGAISDWIVDKYVDGIVLLAIGLSGVPIISQFVGFAPTTDMLIAGLAVIGSIMNTFVKPVTYAEIGYTCKEDGKISDPLEGVGFFGRPETMIALVLFGVIGQIWIAVILVAVCTNLSAFQRLWYLWRKHGEYKKD, encoded by the coding sequence ATGAATATTACATCGCTCAGATACAAACTCACGGGATGGCTCGACCCGATTGTTAGAGTATTCGTTAAAACAGGGATGAGTCCAAACCAGATCACCCTCCTTTCACTCTTTTTTGGGATCGGCGCGGCGGTCTGCTATTTTTGCCAGTCGTTCATCCTTGGAAGCGTTCTTCTTCTGATATCCGGGATCCTTGATCTGACGGACGGATCGGTTGCACGAATAACCAAAAAGAAGAGCGATTTCGGAGCGATCAGCGACTGGATCGTCGATAAATACGTGGACGGGATCGTGCTTCTCGCAATTGGTCTTTCGGGCGTTCCGATCATCTCCCAGTTTGTCGGATTTGCACCGACAACAGACATGCTGATCGCAGGCCTTGCCGTTATCGGTTCGATCATGAACACGTTTGTAAAACCGGTGACGTATGCCGAGATCGGCTATACCTGCAAAGAGGACGGAAAGATCTCGGATCCCCTTGAGGGAGTGGGATTTTTCGGCAGGCCAGAGACGATGATCGCTCTCGTTCTTTTCGGCGTTATCGGCCAGATCTGGATCGCCGTGATCCTCGTTGCCGTCTGCACAAATCTTTCCGCCTTCCAGAGGTTATGGTATCTCTGGAGAAAACACGGCGAATACAAAAAAGATTAA
- a CDS encoding dihydrofolate reductase family protein has translation METLQKPHVLMISEITADGKLTLGKGVSSKILMKHMSNEAEILLHETRAEYDAIMVGSSTIRIDNSFLTVRMVEGENPLRVIPNSLADLPLEANVFDTTKARTVLAVSSKAPKDRVDAFAARGVDVVVCGEDRVDFVQLMNILSAKYQIKKLIIEGGPTLNWHMLHHGLVDEIRLIHMPFIVGGSDTPSLVGGMPLASENDMIKLDLRSTKMYGTNLVTEYRVLY, from the coding sequence ATGGAGACATTACAAAAACCACACGTGCTGATGATTTCAGAGATCACGGCTGACGGGAAACTCACTCTTGGAAAAGGGGTTTCCAGTAAAATACTCATGAAACATATGTCCAATGAAGCCGAGATTCTTCTCCACGAAACACGTGCCGAATATGATGCAATAATGGTCGGATCGTCCACGATTCGGATCGACAACTCCTTTCTGACGGTGCGGATGGTCGAGGGAGAAAACCCTCTCCGCGTTATTCCAAACAGCCTTGCTGATCTGCCGCTTGAAGCAAACGTCTTCGACACGACAAAAGCACGGACCGTTCTTGCCGTTTCTTCCAAGGCCCCAAAAGACCGGGTCGACGCTTTCGCCGCCCGGGGGGTTGACGTGGTTGTGTGCGGCGAAGACAGGGTGGATTTTGTGCAGCTGATGAATATTTTGTCCGCCAAATATCAGATAAAAAAACTCATCATCGAAGGCGGGCCGACCCTCAACTGGCACATGCTGCATCACGGACTCGTGGACGAGATCAGACTTATTCACATGCCATTCATCGTCGGCGGAAGCGACACGCCGTCACTGGTCGGCGGGATGCCGCTTGCCTCGGAAAACGACATGATCAAACTCGACCTTCGAAGCACGAAGATGTACGGAACCAACCTGGTGACCGAGTACCGGGTCCTGTACTGA
- a CDS encoding peroxiredoxin, whose protein sequence is MALQVNDTISPFTLSDASGKTWTFPTDASRFSVLYFYPKDNSSGCTAEAKDFSALLSEFSSLNTQVFGISPDSAASHRKFTEKQELTVTLLSDPEKTVIGAFGVWVPKKLYGREYMGVERSTFVIDSTGKILAAWNKVKVKGHAEEVLQTIRTLV, encoded by the coding sequence ATGGCACTTCAGGTAAACGACACGATATCTCCCTTTACTCTTTCCGACGCTTCGGGAAAAACATGGACATTTCCAACGGACGCTTCAAGATTTAGCGTCCTCTATTTTTATCCGAAAGACAACTCCTCCGGCTGTACGGCCGAAGCAAAAGACTTCTCCGCACTTCTTTCCGAATTTTCCAGCCTCAACACACAGGTATTCGGGATTAGTCCCGACTCGGCCGCCAGCCATCGAAAGTTTACCGAAAAACAGGAGTTGACCGTGACCCTTCTTTCAGATCCGGAAAAGACCGTGATCGGCGCATTCGGCGTCTGGGTTCCAAAAAAACTCTACGGCCGCGAGTATATGGGTGTCGAGCGCAGCACGTTCGTCATCGATTCAACCGGAAAAATCCTCGCCGCCTGGAATAAGGTCAAGGTCAAAGGGCATGCAGAAGAGGTACTGCAGACGATCCGGACCCTCGTCTGA
- a CDS encoding 2,3-bisphosphoglycerate-independent phosphoglycerate mutase, which yields MTASKILLLIIDGVGDRPCGILGNKTPLQAAKIPNLDRLATEGICGIMDPIAPGVRGGSDTSHLSLLGYDPHIYYTGRGPLEAAGCGIKMEPGMIGFRANYATIDDDGNVIDRRAGRIADTTEITAAVKNGVDLSKYGVEIEFAPGTGHRAALALKGKGLSAAVSSNDPKKTGVQPKTIHPEDDSKEAAFTAEVCNEFSRRAAEIQKDHPVNLERKARGEFPANVVLIRGAGEMGVYETFEEKHELSGSVVTAAALIAGIGSSVGLERIPVLPTTPVDEQVRLVCSELEKKDFVLFNLKTADEYGHDGKAVEKTKYLEEIDAALLPFFDMPDLMIAVCGDHSTPCTIKEHSADPVPLILHGDGTRIDLVTNYDEISCAAGGLCRISGGSLMPILLDLIDKTHKYGA from the coding sequence ATGACAGCATCGAAAATTCTTCTTCTCATCATTGACGGTGTGGGGGACAGACCGTGCGGGATCCTCGGCAATAAAACCCCGCTTCAGGCGGCCAAAATCCCGAACCTCGACCGGCTTGCAACTGAAGGGATCTGCGGGATCATGGATCCGATCGCTCCGGGCGTTCGCGGCGGTTCGGACACCTCCCACCTCAGCCTTCTCGGATATGATCCTCATATCTATTATACCGGAAGAGGACCTCTCGAAGCGGCAGGCTGCGGCATCAAAATGGAACCCGGCATGATCGGATTTCGGGCGAATTATGCCACGATCGATGATGACGGCAATGTGATCGACCGTCGTGCAGGCCGGATCGCCGACACGACCGAGATCACCGCCGCCGTGAAAAACGGTGTCGATCTCTCGAAATACGGCGTCGAGATCGAGTTCGCACCGGGAACCGGCCACCGGGCAGCCCTCGCTCTGAAAGGAAAAGGACTCAGTGCCGCCGTCTCGTCCAACGACCCGAAGAAAACCGGCGTCCAGCCGAAGACAATCCATCCCGAAGACGACAGCAAAGAGGCGGCCTTCACCGCCGAGGTCTGTAACGAATTCTCCCGCCGGGCGGCCGAAATCCAGAAAGATCATCCGGTCAACCTTGAGCGCAAAGCACGCGGCGAGTTCCCGGCAAACGTCGTTCTGATCCGGGGTGCCGGAGAGATGGGCGTGTACGAGACCTTTGAAGAAAAGCACGAACTTTCCGGCAGTGTCGTCACCGCGGCTGCATTGATCGCCGGGATCGGCAGTTCCGTCGGCCTTGAACGCATCCCCGTTCTTCCAACAACTCCGGTTGACGAACAGGTGCGTCTTGTGTGCAGCGAGCTGGAGAAAAAGGATTTCGTTCTCTTCAATCTCAAAACTGCCGACGAGTACGGACATGACGGAAAAGCTGTCGAGAAGACGAAATATCTCGAGGAGATCGACGCGGCTCTGCTGCCGTTCTTTGATATGCCCGATCTGATGATCGCCGTCTGCGGGGATCACTCGACTCCCTGCACGATCAAGGAACACAGCGCCGATCCGGTTCCGCTGATTCTTCACGGAGACGGGACCCGTATTGATCTCGTCACAAACTACGACGAGATCTCCTGTGCCGCAGGGGGTCTTTGCCGGATATCCGGCGGCAGTCTGATGCCGATCCTTCTGGACCTCATTGACAAAACCCATAAGTACGGAGCATAA
- a CDS encoding polymer-forming cytoskeletal protein: MAEDKKRIIIAESLPEEEEKFLTLPELTPEEEQELEDQASNDADESPEPLFSEVAADEKKFPPLNLSEVDEETASMVISSSDLFKTCYLPDKTELQERNLKTRHDILVGDHCDIGYGLYGEDIVISELSTMHGDVVAEGDLRIDNFCEVFGTVLCNGDAYLGEGVKIHGKLNVGGNLDIGDNVVIDKEFKAYGDIAIRNPMPVVLYLLLYVMTMLHLEGEEAARKRVESLISEANSAPLVLPPKTAMDLRYFAVPTPMEIGSNCRLHGNIRAQSVKIRKDTTLFGSVQASQRVKLGPRTAIHGDVVGQNIRVERGADVLGDVAGKTVWLHEDARVSGVIKATEGLTIGHAEGK, translated from the coding sequence ATGGCGGAGGATAAAAAACGGATAATTATAGCTGAATCATTGCCCGAAGAGGAGGAAAAGTTCCTGACTCTGCCGGAACTCACCCCCGAAGAGGAGCAGGAACTCGAGGATCAGGCATCGAATGATGCCGACGAAAGTCCCGAACCTCTGTTTTCCGAGGTGGCCGCTGACGAAAAAAAGTTCCCTCCATTGAATCTCTCCGAAGTTGATGAGGAGACGGCTTCAATGGTGATCTCCTCCTCCGACCTTTTTAAAACCTGTTATCTCCCGGATAAAACCGAGCTGCAGGAACGTAACCTCAAAACCAGACACGACATCCTCGTTGGAGACCACTGCGATATTGGATACGGTCTCTACGGGGAGGATATCGTTATCAGCGAATTATCCACCATGCACGGGGATGTTGTCGCGGAAGGGGATCTCAGGATCGACAACTTCTGCGAGGTGTTTGGGACCGTGCTTTGTAACGGGGATGCGTATCTCGGCGAAGGCGTGAAGATCCACGGCAAACTGAATGTCGGCGGCAATCTGGATATCGGGGACAACGTGGTCATCGATAAGGAGTTCAAGGCGTACGGGGATATCGCGATTCGAAATCCCATGCCGGTCGTTCTCTATCTTCTGCTCTATGTTATGACGATGCTCCATCTGGAAGGCGAGGAGGCTGCACGAAAACGGGTCGAGAGCCTGATCTCCGAAGCGAACTCCGCACCCCTTGTCCTTCCGCCGAAGACCGCCATGGATCTTCGCTACTTCGCCGTCCCGACGCCGATGGAGATCGGATCGAACTGCCGTCTGCATGGAAATATCCGTGCCCAGTCGGTCAAGATCCGCAAAGACACCACGCTTTTTGGGAGCGTGCAGGCTTCCCAGCGAGTAAAACTCGGGCCGCGGACGGCGATCCACGGAGATGTCGTCGGGCAGAATATCCGGGTCGAACGGGGAGCTGATGTTCTTGGCGATGTGGCCGGTAAGACGGTCTGGCTGCACGAGGACGCACGGGTAAGCGGCGTGATCAAAGCGACCGAAGGGCTTACCATAGGTCATGCGGAGGGAAAATAA
- the htpX gene encoding zinc metalloprotease HtpX gives MIWKRDWGLVGRQVIAWLIMLLLYMVILTVIMVFLKGTMMYFLVGLVFIMAFVQYFFSDKLVQRSMQVMLVDEDEEPQLYAMVRRLADEAGLPMPKVGIIQHKAMANIPNAFATGRSPRKAVVAVTPKIRYLLTDDELEAVLAHEMAHVKNRDMLTMTVGSFAVMIASIILNNAFLMALFGGNRDSENGGGIIIFILAMLLTFVVYIVGTIVTMAISRYREFSADRGSAYLTRDPDALIRALRKISSGVNAASPDAKRAVSGTNSFFIIPAISGESVMELFSTHPSLEKRIANLEKVRAEIRGY, from the coding sequence ATGATTTGGAAACGTGACTGGGGGCTGGTTGGTCGTCAAGTTATAGCCTGGCTGATCATGCTCCTGTTGTATATGGTAATACTGACAGTGATCATGGTGTTCCTGAAAGGAACGATGATGTACTTCCTGGTCGGTTTGGTATTTATCATGGCGTTTGTACAGTACTTCTTCTCCGATAAGCTTGTGCAGAGAAGTATGCAGGTGATGCTGGTCGATGAAGACGAGGAGCCGCAGTTGTATGCAATGGTTCGGCGGCTGGCCGACGAAGCCGGCCTTCCGATGCCTAAAGTAGGTATCATCCAGCACAAAGCAATGGCAAATATTCCCAACGCCTTTGCGACCGGCAGAAGCCCGAGAAAGGCCGTGGTTGCCGTAACCCCGAAGATCCGGTATCTTCTGACCGATGACGAGCTTGAGGCCGTCTTGGCGCATGAAATGGCTCATGTGAAGAACCGGGACATGCTGACGATGACGGTCGGCAGTTTCGCCGTGATGATCGCTTCGATCATTTTGAACAATGCGTTCCTCATGGCGCTGTTCGGCGGGAATCGGGATAGTGAAAACGGCGGTGGGATCATCATTTTCATCCTGGCGATGCTCCTGACCTTTGTCGTGTACATTGTTGGAACGATCGTGACCATGGCGATTTCCCGTTACCGGGAGTTCTCGGCAGACCGCGGAAGTGCCTATCTTACCCGCGATCCTGATGCGCTTATCCGCGCTCTGAGAAAAATCAGCAGCGGCGTGAATGCAGCGTCTCCCGATGCAAAACGGGCGGTTTCCGGGACGAACTCGTTTTTTATCATCCCGGCGATCTCGGGCGAGTCGGTTATGGAGTTATTTTCCACCCACCCGTCACTTGAGAAGAGGATCGCCAATCTGGAAAAAGTCCGTGCAGAGATCAGGGGATACTGA
- a CDS encoding putative phosphothreonine lyase domain-containg protein, translating into MTADDFEIIEEEFPADELADLAFGMFTIFIEKHQESQGSFLFREVESGGDIDGLSQKLMQDFTTEYAPLADSLRRFGTAQEIADLYRFGEGIIPSKTVKSYWIQQDKPGTSSLATGAEEAGKWLIFVGPEEVDAAWQKVRDATIEGKLGIGAKVSTAKENEDSHDDRKVIYVFTADWADEPDVMRVRAELKELGFVDRIGYKRNLDTYAGEYREKGKRVAYYSV; encoded by the coding sequence ATGACTGCAGATGATTTCGAAATAATCGAAGAGGAGTTCCCCGCTGACGAACTTGCCGATCTGGCATTTGGAATGTTCACCATCTTCATCGAAAAACATCAGGAATCACAAGGATCGTTTCTTTTCCGCGAGGTGGAGTCCGGCGGAGATATCGACGGACTCAGTCAAAAACTTATGCAGGACTTCACCACCGAATATGCTCCTCTTGCGGACTCCCTCCGGCGTTTTGGGACCGCGCAGGAGATCGCCGATCTCTATCGTTTTGGGGAGGGCATCATCCCGTCGAAAACGGTAAAGTCATACTGGATCCAGCAGGATAAGCCGGGAACCTCATCCCTGGCGACAGGTGCGGAAGAGGCAGGAAAATGGCTGATCTTTGTCGGTCCCGAAGAGGTTGATGCGGCCTGGCAGAAGGTGCGTGACGCAACGATCGAGGGAAAACTCGGCATCGGAGCAAAAGTGAGTACTGCAAAAGAAAACGAGGACTCGCATGATGACCGGAAAGTGATCTATGTTTTTACTGCCGACTGGGCTGATGAACCCGATGTCATGCGGGTCCGTGCTGAACTGAAAGAACTCGGGTTTGTCGACAGGATCGGATACAAACGAAATCTGGATACGTATGCCGGTGAATACCGGGAAAAAGGCAAGCGGGTCGCGTATTACTCGGTCTGA
- a CDS encoding 50S ribosomal protein L40e, producing the protein MRFPEAEARLLNVKVCMKCNARNAVRATTCRKCGSTSLRLKNKERKA; encoded by the coding sequence ATGAGATTCCCAGAAGCAGAAGCAAGACTTCTTAATGTTAAAGTTTGCATGAAATGCAACGCACGTAACGCTGTTCGCGCAACGACCTGCCGTAAATGCGGCTCGACGTCCCTTCGCCTGAAGAATAAAGAACGTAAAGCATAA
- a CDS encoding XTP/dITP diphosphatase has translation MITVVTGNKNKAAEVAAFFDGIVEVSHISFDCNEPQSNSIAEIAEEKAKQAYAALQIPLIVDDTGLFIEALAGFPGPYAAYVQDTLGNPGVLRLMDGVADRRAYFATSIAYIDEAGIEIFEGRVDGEITDTPRGTDGFGYDPIFSVQGRTLAEMNMHEKNTVSHRARALLAFREWYISARSERNR, from the coding sequence ATGATAACCGTTGTTACCGGAAATAAAAACAAAGCTGCGGAAGTCGCCGCATTCTTTGACGGGATCGTGGAGGTCTCCCACATTTCCTTCGACTGCAACGAGCCTCAGTCGAACAGCATTGCCGAAATTGCCGAGGAAAAAGCGAAGCAGGCCTACGCAGCCCTCCAAATCCCCCTGATCGTTGACGACACGGGACTTTTTATTGAAGCGCTGGCCGGATTTCCCGGCCCATACGCCGCCTATGTTCAGGACACGCTTGGAAACCCTGGGGTTCTGCGCCTGATGGATGGTGTAGCCGACCGCCGTGCATACTTCGCCACCTCGATCGCCTACATCGATGAAGCAGGCATCGAAATATTCGAGGGCAGAGTCGACGGCGAGATCACCGATACTCCAAGGGGAACGGACGGATTCGGGTATGATCCCATCTTTTCCGTTCAGGGGCGGACCCTTGCCGAGATGAACATGCACGAGAAAAATACCGTTTCCCACCGCGCCCGTGCCCTGTTAGCCTTCCGAGAATGGTATATTTCGGCACGGTCTGAACGTAATCGTTAA
- a CDS encoding bifunctional N(6)-L-threonylcarbamoyladenine synthase/serine/threonine protein kinase: MPEKRVLGIEGTAWNFSAAVFAEDLVCLHSAPYVPPTGGIHPREAAQHHASVASDVIRKVLVEAGEKIDAVAFSIGPGLGPSLRIAATTARTLALKLGVPLIGVNHCVAHVEIGRWYTKFADPIVLYASGANTQFLGFLNGKYRIFGETLDIGLGNALDKFARSHNLPHPGGPIIEKMAKDGSYIHLPYTVKGMDLAFSGLMSAAKEATQRGESMEDVCFSFQETAFAMCVEVTERALAHTGKDEVILVGGVGANARLQEMLAKMCEERGAKFMAPPRVYMGDNGAMIAYTGKIMLEAGSTIPIADSVVNPGFRSDQVEVTWRHDAGQLFAPGQSETAERGAEASVNLTDKDVVKTRLAKGYRVPELDRHLIAERTRAEARAISAARRGGVPVPVIRDVTDHEIVMEKLDGDVLKYVMNEEYAKGAGITVGKLHKAGITHGDLTTSNMIWHNDRVYLIDFGLSQMTEEIEPRGVDLHVLFQTLESTTEDPEALKSAFIEGYCAAFSEAESVIRREHEIELRGRYL; the protein is encoded by the coding sequence ATGCCCGAAAAAAGGGTCCTCGGCATTGAAGGAACTGCATGGAACTTCAGTGCCGCTGTTTTTGCAGAAGATTTAGTTTGTCTTCACTCTGCACCGTATGTTCCGCCCACCGGCGGTATTCACCCGCGTGAGGCTGCCCAGCATCATGCGTCTGTTGCGTCGGATGTTATCAGAAAAGTTCTGGTTGAAGCGGGAGAAAAAATCGACGCGGTGGCTTTTTCCATTGGCCCGGGTCTTGGTCCCTCGCTTCGAATCGCGGCTACCACGGCCCGTACTCTTGCGCTGAAGCTTGGCGTGCCCCTTATCGGCGTGAATCACTGTGTGGCCCATGTCGAGATCGGCAGATGGTACACAAAATTCGCCGACCCCATCGTGCTCTATGCATCGGGTGCAAACACCCAGTTCCTTGGCTTCCTGAACGGAAAGTACCGGATCTTCGGCGAAACGCTGGATATCGGACTTGGCAACGCACTCGACAAATTCGCGCGGAGCCACAATCTCCCCCACCCGGGCGGCCCCATCATCGAAAAGATGGCGAAGGACGGATCGTACATCCATCTTCCCTACACGGTAAAAGGCATGGACCTTGCATTCTCCGGCCTGATGAGTGCCGCAAAGGAAGCGACCCAACGGGGAGAATCCATGGAGGATGTCTGCTTCAGTTTCCAGGAAACGGCCTTTGCCATGTGTGTGGAAGTGACCGAACGCGCCCTTGCCCACACCGGAAAGGACGAGGTCATTTTAGTCGGTGGCGTCGGGGCAAACGCACGCCTGCAGGAGATGCTCGCAAAAATGTGCGAGGAACGCGGAGCGAAGTTCATGGCCCCGCCAAGAGTCTATATGGGTGACAACGGCGCGATGATCGCCTACACCGGCAAGATCATGCTCGAAGCTGGATCAACGATCCCGATTGCCGACTCCGTGGTGAATCCCGGATTCAGATCCGATCAGGTCGAGGTAACCTGGCGGCACGATGCCGGCCAGCTCTTCGCTCCCGGTCAGTCGGAAACCGCCGAGCGCGGTGCGGAGGCTTCGGTCAATCTCACGGACAAGGATGTGGTGAAAACCCGTCTTGCCAAAGGATACCGGGTACCTGAACTCGACCGGCATCTCATTGCCGAACGAACACGGGCCGAAGCACGCGCGATTTCAGCAGCAAGGCGAGGCGGCGTGCCGGTCCCGGTGATCCGCGATGTGACCGATCACGAGATCGTCATGGAAAAACTCGATGGCGATGTTCTCAAATACGTCATGAACGAAGAGTATGCAAAAGGTGCAGGCATTACAGTTGGAAAACTGCATAAGGCAGGGATAACGCACGGAGACCTCACCACCTCGAACATGATCTGGCATAACGACCGCGTGTATCTGATCGACTTTGGTCTCTCGCAAATGACCGAAGAGATCGAACCGCGCGGCGTCGATCTGCATGTCCTCTTCCAGACGCTGGAAAGCACGACCGAAGATCCGGAGGCGCTCAAGTCAGCATTCATTGAAGGATACTGCGCGGCGTTTTCCGAAGCCGAAAGCGTGATCCGGCGCGAACACGAGATCGAACTGCGCGGGAGATACTTATGA
- a CDS encoding 30S ribosomal protein S27ae, with product MAAKKVVKATPKRSELYTVDTQGKATTSHRACPRCGAGVFMGEHKDRFSCGKCGYTEFKQ from the coding sequence ATGGCAGCGAAGAAGGTCGTCAAAGCGACACCAAAACGCAGCGAACTTTACACTGTTGATACCCAGGGAAAAGCAACCACCTCTCACCGTGCATGCCCGCGCTGCGGAGCCGGTGTCTTCATGGGCGAACACAAAGACCGGTTCTCCTGCGGAAAGTGCGGATACACCGAGTTTAAGCAATAA